The genomic stretch ATCCTGAAGCAGGGCAAGGATGTCGCCTTCCTCACCCTGGGGGATCCGAGCCTCTACTCCACCTTTGGTTACCTTTACCGTCATATTAAGAAACATCTACCGGGGCTTGAGTGTGAGTTTATCCCTGGTATCTCCGCCTTCCAGGCTGCCGCCGCCAGACTCAAGCTCACCCTGGTTGAGGGCGAGGAGTCCCTTATTTTGGCCTCCGGAGCCGAAGGGGGAAGGGCCGTTCGGGAGCTGGGTCAAAGGGCCGACACCCTGGTCCTTTACAAGGTCTACAGGAGAGTGGAAGACATCCTTGAGGCCCTTGAAGAGATAGGACGAACCAAAGAGGCTATCGCCATTACGGCCTGCGGCTTCCCGGAGGAGAGAATCTACGAGCACATAGAAGATCTGCGCCGGCAGCGGCCTCCCTACTTCACCCTAATTTTAGTAGGAGGCCGAAGATGATCGCCTCAATGAGGTATCTGCTCCCCGCCTTGCTGGTTCTCCTTCTTACGGCCGGAAGCATCCAGGCCCAGGGAAGTGAGATTACCGACGACCGGGGGAAGATCATCCGCCTTATGGCCCCCCCTCAGAGGATAATCTCTCTCTACGGGGCCATGACCGAAATCGTCTTTGCCCTGGGAGCCGGAGACAGAGTGGTTGGAGTCACCGCCCACGAGAGCTGGCCACCCGAAGTCCGAACCCTTCCCCGGGTGGGCACCCACCTTAATCCCAACTTAGAGATTATCCTTTCTCTGCGGCCGGATCTTGTCCTCCAGGGTTCGGTAGCCCGGGGAGGCCAGCGGGCCGTTGCCGAGCTTGAGGCCCGTGGCATCCCCGTAGCCGTCTTCAACCCCCAAAGCGTCCCCCAGGTCTTGGAGACCATCGTCAGGGTGGGCATTCTTGTGGGGAAGGAAGATGTGGCTCGCAGGCTCACCACCCAGATGAACCAGCGTCTCCAGAGGCTGGAGGCCACCTTGAGGGGGATAAGATCTCGCCCTCGGGTCTTTTTTGAGGTCTCCTACCCAACCCTCCTGGCCGCCGGCAAAAGGCACCTGGTGGATGACCTTATCACCCGGGCTGGAGGGGAAAATGTCATCAAGGCCCCCCGGAAGTTTCTACGGGTGGACATAGAACTTCTTCTGGCCCTTGATCCCGATGTCTATATCGTCCAGAGGGGGCCCATGAATCGCCGCCCCGGTCAGATAAGCCAACGGCCCTACTTCTCTCGGCTTCGGGCGATAAGAGATGGCCGGGTGTATATTGTAGATGAATTCCTCTTCTC from Thermosulfuriphilus ammonigenes encodes the following:
- the cobI gene encoding precorrin-2 C(20)-methyltransferase → MKPGKLYGVGVGPGDPKLITLRAAEVLRQVHHLFVAASTRNSYSAALSVVRPHVPEKATVERLDFPMTKDRDLLKRAWEENARRVAEILKQGKDVAFLTLGDPSLYSTFGYLYRHIKKHLPGLECEFIPGISAFQAAAARLKLTLVEGEESLILASGAEGGRAVRELGQRADTLVLYKVYRRVEDILEALEEIGRTKEAIAITACGFPEERIYEHIEDLRRQRPPYFTLILVGGRR
- a CDS encoding ABC transporter substrate-binding protein; the protein is MIASMRYLLPALLVLLLTAGSIQAQGSEITDDRGKIIRLMAPPQRIISLYGAMTEIVFALGAGDRVVGVTAHESWPPEVRTLPRVGTHLNPNLEIILSLRPDLVLQGSVARGGQRAVAELEARGIPVAVFNPQSVPQVLETIVRVGILVGKEDVARRLTTQMNQRLQRLEATLRGIRSRPRVFFEVSYPTLLAAGKRHLVDDLITRAGGENVIKAPRKFLRVDIELLLALDPDVYIVQRGPMNRRPGQISQRPYFSRLRAIRDGRVYIVDEFLFSRPGPRVIEALEELARILHPECFTENP